The Brachybacterium huguangmaarense genome contains a region encoding:
- a CDS encoding sodium/proton-translocating pyrophosphatase produces MDVITSYPLGDDIAWTLLAVTLVGVASVVLGAVVPRRLARDEDSAGLDPDLGTRLGALLSAAVRTALSIGVPVLLLLLLVPGSLEVRVLRSAMMLVGILAGAAAAWRATGILVPALALEGEARRRGISRIGALLIASTLALAVVPVAVIVWFLRGDAGTSLLAFALGASVFALSARVTTSFTDIAADASALLGGADENELDREAEDNPGAVHTRLSALFRRGPARAAEIVAVAAAVLAAGIAIGVAVLTVEGMIVPLLGGGIAMLVALLVAVLPHFGTEGSERETLRLGALIPSIVGAGALAATVVFWLPTTYKSLRFAKVGLDTFTDAALTGGDPVARSELEPQIEQAAQQFSTMLSQADESAGSRTILDTIAIYGVNPAVVVAVAVAVGAVLALVAQALVSYAADRRNTPTLAIARTSRTGGALGALTALGSAGTTAALVVVVLVVGLVALGVTAGGIGMLTLLLVAYAGLGALIVVAGHAAVHVAASLGDRAGSEQPLRDATRSADVAAGTGIQVAAVLAALAVLAPVTNAIYASARASSLWEDRAMHDMTPGSVFGLAGIAIGIATVLFVGTSLLESGRRIGATAVIDTRAALLEKGTGRVHLAELTPLTRKAAVAPLVIAVVMPVLVGFGIGAAALPGYLGGVVLTALVLAVWTGAADASMRSAVDVIETGRYGGRGSWGHSAALGNAVLGTGLRAAIGQLALPAAITTSLVTVMGIGAFVSLPTNGTSVYLRWGIAVVALLVVIVASSVTASVPEPDLEDFAEDLDEPLFGRRVEETEAEATDWDAFAGDDESDREEVVVPRSARGRRETSKKSALTKKPATSGRRRSRR; encoded by the coding sequence GTGGACGTCATCACGTCATACCCGCTCGGCGACGACATCGCCTGGACCCTGCTCGCCGTCACCCTCGTCGGCGTCGCCTCCGTCGTGCTCGGCGCCGTCGTGCCGCGGCGCCTCGCGCGCGACGAGGACTCGGCGGGCCTCGACCCCGACCTCGGCACCCGCCTGGGAGCGCTCCTGTCGGCCGCCGTGCGCACCGCGCTCTCGATCGGCGTGCCCGTGCTGCTGCTCCTGCTGCTCGTGCCCGGCAGCCTCGAGGTCCGGGTGCTGCGGTCGGCGATGATGCTCGTCGGCATCCTCGCCGGCGCGGCGGCCGCCTGGCGGGCCACCGGCATCCTGGTGCCGGCCCTCGCCCTCGAGGGCGAGGCGCGGCGCCGCGGCATCTCCCGCATCGGCGCGCTGCTGATCGCCTCGACGCTCGCCCTCGCGGTCGTCCCGGTCGCCGTCATCGTGTGGTTCCTGCGCGGCGACGCCGGCACGTCCCTGCTGGCCTTCGCCCTCGGGGCTTCGGTCTTCGCCCTCTCGGCGCGGGTGACCACGTCCTTCACCGACATCGCCGCCGACGCCTCCGCCCTGCTCGGGGGCGCCGACGAGAACGAGCTCGACCGCGAGGCCGAGGACAACCCGGGCGCCGTGCACACGCGCCTGTCGGCCCTGTTCCGGCGCGGACCCGCCCGCGCCGCCGAGATCGTCGCGGTCGCGGCCGCCGTGCTGGCCGCGGGCATCGCGATCGGCGTCGCGGTCCTCACGGTCGAGGGCATGATCGTGCCGCTCCTCGGCGGCGGCATCGCGATGCTCGTCGCGCTCCTGGTGGCCGTGCTCCCGCACTTCGGGACCGAGGGCAGCGAGCGCGAGACCCTGCGCCTCGGGGCGCTCATCCCGTCGATCGTGGGCGCGGGCGCGCTCGCGGCCACCGTCGTGTTCTGGCTGCCCACGACGTACAAGTCCTTGCGCTTCGCGAAGGTCGGCCTCGACACCTTCACCGACGCGGCCCTCACGGGCGGGGACCCGGTGGCGCGCAGCGAGCTCGAGCCGCAGATCGAGCAGGCCGCCCAGCAGTTCTCCACGATGCTGTCCCAGGCCGACGAGTCCGCGGGCTCGCGGACCATCCTCGACACGATCGCGATCTACGGCGTGAACCCGGCCGTGGTGGTCGCGGTCGCGGTCGCCGTGGGCGCCGTCCTGGCCCTCGTCGCCCAGGCCCTCGTCTCCTACGCGGCCGACCGCCGCAACACCCCGACGCTCGCGATCGCGCGCACCTCCCGCACGGGCGGCGCCCTCGGCGCGCTCACGGCCCTCGGCTCGGCCGGCACGACAGCCGCCCTCGTGGTCGTCGTGCTCGTCGTCGGCCTCGTGGCGCTCGGCGTGACGGCGGGCGGCATCGGCATGCTCACCCTGCTGCTCGTCGCCTATGCCGGCCTCGGCGCCCTCATCGTCGTCGCGGGCCATGCGGCCGTGCACGTCGCCGCGTCCCTCGGGGACCGCGCCGGCTCCGAGCAGCCCCTGCGCGACGCCACCCGCTCGGCGGACGTCGCCGCCGGGACCGGCATCCAGGTCGCCGCCGTGCTCGCCGCGCTCGCGGTGCTCGCGCCGGTCACCAACGCGATCTACGCCTCCGCGCGCGCCTCGAGCCTGTGGGAGGACCGGGCGATGCACGACATGACGCCGGGCTCCGTGTTCGGCCTCGCCGGCATCGCGATCGGCATCGCGACCGTCCTGTTCGTGGGCACCTCCCTGCTCGAGTCCGGCCGGCGCATCGGCGCCACCGCGGTGATCGACACGCGCGCGGCCCTGCTCGAGAAGGGGACCGGCCGCGTGCACCTCGCCGAGCTGACCCCCCTCACCCGCAAGGCCGCCGTCGCGCCCCTCGTGATCGCCGTCGTCATGCCCGTGCTCGTGGGCTTCGGGATCGGGGCGGCGGCCCTGCCCGGCTACCTCGGCGGCGTGGTCCTGACGGCCCTCGTGCTCGCGGTGTGGACCGGCGCGGCCGACGCCTCGATGCGCTCGGCGGTCGACGTGATCGAGACCGGCCGCTACGGCGGTCGCGGCTCGTGGGGCCATTCGGCAGCGCTCGGCAACGCCGTGCTCGGCACCGGGCTGCGCGCCGCGATCGGCCAGCTCGCCCTGCCGGCCGCGATCACGACGTCGCTCGTGACCGTGATGGGGATCGGGGCGTTCGTCTCGCTGCCCACCAACGGCACGAGCGTCTACCTGCGCTGGGGCATCGCCGTGGTCGCGCTGCTCGTCGTCATCGTGGCGAGCTCGGTCACCGCCTCGGTGCCCGAGCCCGACCTCGAGGACTTCGCGGAGGATCTCGACGAGCCGCTGTTCGGGCGCCGGGTCGAGGAGACCGAGGCCGAGGCGACGGACTGGGACGCGTTCGCCGGCGACGACGAGTCCGACCGCGAGGAGGTCGTCGTGCCCCGCTCCGCGCGTGGCCGGCGGGAGACGTCGAAGAAGTCGGCGTTGACGAAGAAGCCCGCCACGTCGGGTCGGCGCCGCTCGCGGCGCTGA
- a CDS encoding TetR/AcrR family transcriptional regulator, with translation MPKIIGGSLEEHRLQTRARIFAALGDLMESEDFEELTFSRIAAAAGVGRTALYNHFPDKDTLLVEFAMHETSSYLDRLREGIAGAGSTVEAIELYVRTQVSLRGAFHMPSSRGGASLAPETAQRMREHVVMIEDVLRQILLRGIAAGELAADLDVPATVRIVNSLLIGRSTMPDHEVDALVAFVVRGLGAAPRA, from the coding sequence ATGCCCAAGATCATCGGCGGCTCCCTCGAGGAGCATCGGCTGCAGACCCGCGCGCGGATCTTCGCCGCGCTCGGCGACCTGATGGAGTCCGAGGACTTCGAGGAGCTGACGTTCTCGCGCATCGCCGCGGCCGCCGGGGTCGGCCGCACCGCGCTGTACAACCACTTCCCCGACAAGGACACCCTCCTCGTCGAGTTCGCGATGCACGAGACCTCGAGCTACCTCGACCGGCTGCGGGAGGGCATCGCCGGCGCCGGCTCGACCGTCGAGGCGATCGAGCTGTACGTGCGCACCCAGGTGAGCCTGCGCGGCGCCTTCCACATGCCCTCGAGCCGCGGCGGCGCCTCGCTCGCCCCCGAGACCGCACAGCGGATGCGCGAGCACGTCGTCATGATCGAGGACGTCCTGCGCCAGATCCTGCTGCGCGGCATCGCCGCCGGCGAGCTCGCCGCGGACCTCGACGTGCCCGCGACCGTGCGCATCGTCAACTCCCTGCTGATCGGGCGCTCGACGATGCCCGACCACGAGGTCGACGCGCTCGTCGCCTTCGTGGTGCGCGGCCTGGGCGCCGCCCCCCGCGCCTGA
- the dcd gene encoding dCTP deaminase, protein MLLSDRDIRAAFDDGRVRLDPYDPSMIQPASVDVRIDRFFRVFDNHKYAMIDPAQEQAELTREIAVDPADPYMLHPGEFVLASTYEQVTLGDDIAARLEGKSSLGRLGLLTHSTAGFIDPGFTGHITLELSNVATLPVALWPGMKIGQLCFFRLSSPAEHPYGTGPNQSRYLGQRGPTPSRSYLGFHRTVIEPGRER, encoded by the coding sequence GTGCTGCTGAGCGACCGAGACATCCGCGCCGCGTTCGACGACGGGCGTGTGCGCCTGGACCCCTATGACCCCTCGATGATCCAGCCCGCCTCCGTGGACGTGCGCATCGACCGGTTCTTCCGGGTCTTCGACAACCACAAGTACGCGATGATCGACCCCGCCCAGGAGCAGGCCGAGCTCACGCGGGAGATCGCCGTCGACCCCGCGGACCCGTACATGCTGCACCCGGGGGAGTTCGTGCTCGCCTCGACGTACGAGCAGGTGACCCTGGGCGACGACATCGCCGCGCGGCTCGAGGGCAAGAGCTCGCTGGGCCGGCTGGGGCTGCTCACCCATTCCACGGCCGGCTTCATCGACCCGGGCTTCACCGGGCACATCACGCTCGAGCTGTCCAACGTCGCGACATTGCCCGTCGCCCTGTGGCCCGGCATGAAGATCGGCCAGCTGTGCTTCTTCCGGCTGTCCTCGCCCGCCGAGCACCCGTACGGCACGGGGCCCAACCAGAGCCGCTACCTCGGCCAGCGCGGGCCCACCCCGTCCCGGTCCTACCTGGGCTTCCACCGCACCGTCATCGAGCCGGGTCGGGAGCGCTGA
- a CDS encoding MFS transporter: MSSPSPRRRGGAPASLRSQIRAFNLWDGGMSAFSSVILTFVFATYVTNAVASEGAVGDAAIKAARDHGSTVLSSAQSVAAVAIALLAPLLGNLADTGGKRNLLLRVTTVGTVVTVALMPFVRLDADYLVLGAVLIAVALTFSELAGVFVNSVLPQISTPADRGRISGTAWAVGYWGSIGCLAIVLVGFVMPGTGLLGITGEDGWNLRAIPIFTAVWILLGTLPLMRRAPATPRPPEARRWTPWQGYAEIGRRIAGAFRHEPVMLQYLVASAVYRDGLGAVFSLAGVLAAGAYGFSTTEVIIFGIAANLIAGCGVFLGGRVDDRVGSRAVIITGCAGIVVIGTVILLVDSALVFWVCGLLICLFVGPVQSASRNLLTRLSLPQRETENFGLYATTGRALGFLGTGAFALSVTLFGDTRMGILGILVVLAIGLVAFVPIRLGAAGRPVPVSAPDPAR; encoded by the coding sequence ATGTCCTCCCCTTCCCCGCGCCGGCGCGGGGGCGCCCCGGCGTCCCTCCGCTCGCAGATCCGTGCCTTCAACCTGTGGGACGGCGGCATGTCGGCGTTCTCCTCGGTGATCCTCACGTTCGTCTTCGCGACCTACGTGACCAACGCCGTGGCCTCCGAGGGCGCCGTCGGCGACGCGGCCATCAAGGCGGCACGCGACCACGGCTCGACGGTGCTCTCGAGCGCGCAGTCCGTCGCGGCGGTCGCGATCGCCCTGCTCGCCCCGCTGCTGGGCAACCTCGCGGACACGGGCGGCAAGCGGAACCTGCTCCTGCGCGTCACCACGGTGGGCACCGTCGTGACCGTGGCCCTCATGCCCTTCGTGCGGCTCGACGCCGACTACCTCGTGCTCGGTGCCGTGCTGATCGCCGTGGCCCTCACCTTCTCCGAGCTCGCCGGGGTGTTCGTCAACTCGGTGCTGCCGCAGATCTCCACCCCCGCCGACCGCGGGCGGATCTCCGGCACGGCCTGGGCCGTCGGCTACTGGGGCTCGATCGGGTGCCTCGCGATCGTGCTCGTCGGCTTCGTCATGCCGGGCACGGGCCTGCTGGGAATCACGGGCGAGGACGGCTGGAACCTGCGCGCCATCCCGATCTTCACCGCCGTCTGGATCCTGCTGGGCACCCTCCCCCTCATGCGACGGGCTCCCGCGACACCCCGACCCCCCGAGGCCCGGCGCTGGACGCCCTGGCAGGGCTATGCGGAGATCGGGCGCCGCATCGCGGGCGCGTTCCGCCACGAGCCCGTCATGCTGCAGTACCTCGTCGCCTCCGCCGTCTACCGCGACGGCCTCGGCGCCGTGTTCTCCCTCGCCGGGGTGCTCGCGGCCGGCGCCTACGGCTTCTCGACCACCGAGGTCATCATCTTCGGGATCGCCGCGAACCTGATCGCCGGGTGCGGGGTCTTCCTGGGCGGCCGGGTCGACGACCGCGTGGGCTCGCGCGCCGTCATCATCACCGGATGCGCGGGCATCGTCGTGATCGGCACGGTGATCCTACTGGTCGACTCCGCCCTCGTGTTCTGGGTGTGCGGGCTCCTGATCTGCCTGTTCGTCGGCCCCGTGCAGTCGGCCTCGCGCAACCTGCTCACGCGCCTCTCCCTCCCCCAGCGGGAGACGGAGAACTTCGGGCTCTACGCGACCACGGGCCGGGCCCTCGGGTTCCTCGGCACGGGCGCCTTCGCCCTGTCGGTGACGCTCTTCGGCGACACCCGCATGGGCATCCTCGGCATCCTGGTGGTGCTCGCGATCGGGCTGGTCGCCTTCGTGCCCATCCGGCTCGGCGCCGCAGGCCGCCCGGTCCCGGTCAGCGCTCCCGACCCGGCTCGATGA